TCAAAATAAGAGCCTTTATAGATGTCTCTGGAGAGATGGTGAGAGGAAAAAGATAAGATATAAATAACCATTATGTACAACTTCCAATGGTAAAATCCTCCCAGTCACCCCTTCCAGCTTGAACTCCAAAGTGTCTGAAGCAGAGAATACAAAAGTATCCAGGTTCTGTCTCCAGGTGCTGATAGAGAAGGGGCAGGTTAGGCCTAGAAACAAAACAAGTAGGAGGCATTAGAAAGGGCTGCCCCTccgccacccctccctccccccagtgaGCGGAAATCCGTGGAGAAGCTCTGGAGGAGGCTCCCTACTGTGACCTCTTGAAGTCAAAGAGAAGATGCCAAGTAGCTGAGACGATAGCAAAAGGGATGCAAGGTAGAACTAAATTAAGTCAAGACTGAAAAGCGGGCTTAAAGACCTTCCAGAGACTCTACCCTCCTCATTTGACAGATAAAGGAGAGCTACAGGAAAAGCTGGGGCTGCCTCTGCCCAGTACGCCCAATGTGTGCAGACGAGGGAGAGGTGTGTAACTACCTCCCGGGCATATATCGAAGGAGCAGATACGACGTAAATCGAACGAGAGTCTCCATCTTCAGGGCGAGTCCAATCTGAGGACGGGCTGCGGGAGGAAGGGAGTAAGATCCAGACCCTTTAAATTCTCACATCTTGTTTTCCCACCCACCACGGAGAGGAATCCAAAGCCAACCAGAGGGATTGTGAAACGACTCAAACAGAAAAGAGTTGGAGCTGGGAGAAGTGAAAGTGATCGATCAGGAAAGCCCACCAAGGCATCAAGCTAACTGCATTACGGAGACTGATGCAAGCAGCCAAGAGGGATAAGGAATACGTCTGAGGACAAACCGCTCACCTTGGGCCATCCCCGGACCCCTCGGGCGTCCTCATGTTGTTCAGTGCATCAGGGAGCAATTGGACAGATGGCTCCGGGGTCCCCGCCAGCAAGCGAGACCCAGTGTCTCGGCCAGGGCCACGGCGTCGCACGTGAACCAGCAAGAGCGCAGCGCCCGCCAAACCAGCGGCCACCAGCAGTCCCAAAGCCGGCGGCAAAAAGAAGAGCTGCGAGTCCCCACGCCTTGGGCCCGAGGGGGCCGCGGGCAGTGCGCCTGCGCCGCCGTCCGCGTCGTCGGGGTGAACCTGGAATTCGCACCGCGTGCCCATGTAGCCGGGCGCGCAGGCGCAGACGAGGCCGGAGAAGTGAGCGTAGCAGCGGCCGCCGTGGGCGCAGGGGCGCGCAGCGCATGGGTCGGCGCGCTCGCGACAGTCGCGGCCGCCGAAGCCCAGCGCGCAGGAGCAGCGGCGCGCGCCGCCGCCCTCCAAGCACGTGCCGCCGTTGGCGCAGGCGCGGCCGGCGCAGTCGTCCAGGTCGTGCTCGCAGCGCGGCCCCGCGAAGCCGGCACGGCAGCGGCAGCGCAAGGCGTGGCCCAGATCCAGGCAGATCCCGCCTGTAGGGAACTGGGTGTCGAGGGTGCGGTCTGGGAGGAGCGATGCCCCAGACCCGCCCgggcttctttttctcttctcagtaATCCCCGCCCTCCCCTTTTCTCTGGGTCCCCTCTGTCTCATCTGACTCAAGGGCCGCCTCTGGGAGTTTGCTTGGAAAGGCGgcctgcatttttttcccctgatgaaGTCTTGGATTAACTCGGCCTCACCTCTTTggctctctgtgtctgtctctttttctctcggCTTCAACCATATTTAAATAGTTAACGGTTCCAGAACAATGGGTTTGAACCACCTGGCCTTGGCCTATatcttctcccttttcccttcctccttttctcccattcttttcaCCTGTTCTCTTGAGCTCATCCTTCAGGTGtcccctcctccagaaagccATCCTTGATTCTTCCTCCATCCCAGTCCTGACCTCCCCCATCACAGCCCTAGCCGCTCTGGGCTCTGTCTGAAGACGACTCTGCCTTCTCCTCTGGACTGGTACCCCTATGAGTGCAGGGCTTGTCCTGGCCGCTGCTGTGTCCCTAGTAACACTCAGCCCCGGGTGAACACTCAGTGAGTGTTTTGgaaagaattagtattgttataAGAGGGTGCACTGAGCCCTTTACATTCATAAtcttgtttaatattttaatacctATATCAAAAAATCAGGTCTCTCCACTGTTGAAAACCTTACTGTGgctccatctcactcagagtaacACCAAAATCTTCCCCATCACCTATGAAGTCGTACAGGATCTGTCCCAGTCCCCTCCCTGACCTCATCTCtcacctctctcccctcactcACTCTGCTCCAACCACACTGTCTTCCCCACGATCCTCAACACACCAGACACATTCCTACCTCAGGGTATTTACACCAACTCGTCCCTCTGCTCTGAACATTCTGGTCCCCCAACTCCCCACGCAGCTCCCTCCCTACACCTTCAGCAAGGTCTTCCCTAACCACTCTAACTAAAATGTCAACCTGCCCCCATCATACACACTCCCCATCCCCCATCTggcttttacttttcttctttgtttttatcaCCATCCTACCTcctatatatttacttatttatcctCTTTATTGTCTACCCCATCATCTCAATGAGGGTAGggatttttgtctctttcctGATCCCATCCCCCGAGCCTAGAACAGGGCCGAGTACTCAGTGGATGATCAACAGATATTTATGAGCTAGGAATATCACCTCGCCTGTTTTACAGAAGAGCAAACTGAGGCTGGGCTGAGGGGGAGGATCACTTCCCCAGGCTGCAGGGCTACAGGAGTCCCACCTGGGACTATGTGAGCCAAGCCCTGCTCGGGCCCACTGACTGTGCAGGGACTCCCATCCCCCATCCCTCATTGCTCTGTCCTCCCCACCTTACCATTCCGGCATGGCTGCAAGCTGCACCGGTCCACCCTCTTCTCACAGTTGGAGCCTTGGAAACCCGGTGGGCAGTGGCAGATGTAGGCAGAATCGGGGTCTGCGCCTCCCACACACAAGCCACCGTTGAAGCAAGGTCCATCCGCACATGTCACCCCGCTCACCTCACACCGCAACCCGTAGAACCCACGGGGACAGGTGCATTCGAAGGACCCCAGTGTCTCCTGGGCAGAAGCAAGAGGACTTCGGATCAGGGTTTCCTTGGAGCAAAATCCCATCCTCCTCTGCAACCTTGACCACTGTGAGGGCTGCTCCGTCTCCagtcccacctccttcccagtaTGTAGGGGCCTCACCAGGGAAGTCCTCCCTAGACAACCCCACACTCTGCTCCGTATTTCTGGGTCTGGCCATCCAGCCCTGCAGAGGGAAGGCTCTGGAGGCCCAAAGAGATCCCATTCCCACCTACACCTTGCCTAACAAATGCTACTGGCCCTGTCTGCCCTCCCCGAGTCTGTCTGCCTAGCCCAGCCCTAATTCCAGGTCCTAATCTaagcccacctcctccaggaagccttctttgGCTCTCCCCTCTCAGCACCCCCCAACTTAAACACTGAGTGTTTCTCACTGTCCCATAGTAGTAGCAGTGTCCAGGTGGCCCACCCTGGGCTCTACTTCATCCCAGTACACACGAGGCTCCCTCCCACAGTCATACCTTTGCTTACCCGAGGCCACTCATCTGGTCTAATTTCTCCAGTCACCTCCTCCCAGCCAAATTAAACTTCAGAAGCCCTAGACCCGGGCTCATCTCCAGAAAGCCTTCTCTTGTGCCCCCCATCCCTAATTCTCAACCCACCTGGCGCCACCACCCCTATCTTGAGCCCTGAGTTGTTCTCTACCCCACAGGGGGTGCAGTTTGTGGCCCCACAGGACTCCTTGTCATTCCATGTCCACACCTTTAGGTGCCACCCACTGGGTCTGCTCTTCCCAAACCCATTGCCATCACCTCATCCTACTTCAAGGCCCCAGATGCAGGTCAGacacctccaggaagccctccctgattgcTACCCCTGGagctccccacccccgctcagcagCTTAGGTTGTTGTTTCATGGAGCCCCAGACAGAGGGTGGTGGGAACTCCCAAGGGAAAGTACTGCCCGggaagaggtgggaggggtgATACTAACACTACAGCTGCCCCCGTTGGCACACGGGTTCCCATCACAGGGCCCGGGCCCAGGTACGAGGCATCCATCAGTGGCAGAGGATGGACCCCTGGGGCTGAGGCAGCTGGTGGTGGAGACAGGGATTGTGCAGAGGGGCCCAGTCCAGCCCTCCAGACATTGACATTCATCGGGCTGCTCACAGAAGCCGTGATCGGGGCTGCAGCCTGCTCGACATGCTGCTgtggggggaggagaggcagaaagaagaggaACATTGATGAAGGGCAGAGTCAGAGAACAGGAATCAGAGAAGTTTTTTAGCGCTTTCTATGCATCATTTGTTTCATCTTTGTGACTGACAATCCACTGGGCTAAATGGTATTGTGACTCCCACTCTATGGGccaggaaactgaggttccaagAGGCAGGGTGACCCGcccagctaggaagtggcagaacaagaatttgaacccaggctaaGGAATTCCAGAGTCTGAGCTCTTGGAAGGATAATGGAGTGGAGCTCCCAGGTCAGAGCTTGGAAAGAGGAGAATGAAGGAAGAGGACTGCGGATTGGGGAGGGACCCCTGGCATTCTGGGGGAAATGAGAGGGCCTTGGATTAAGGCAAGTCTGGGATGATCTGGATAAGACTGGGAGTCCTAGGAGTTTCACTGGGGCTCAGACATTCGGGGAGGGGTCTGagggtatccagggtgggggttggggatcCCAAGCTTTAGAAAGAAATGGGGTCTGGAGTGTAACCGCAGGGAGGGAGAATGGTGGaaaccctggggagggggagggaggtttCCAAAGCTCCTGGGTGCTCCTGGGGCAGAACTGATGGAGTTTTGGGGTCTGAGCATCTGGAAAGGGGTGTGGGTATGGGTTAGGGGAGGAACTGGGGGTAATGGCATGGGAAATGGGTATGGGATTCCTATTTGGGTAGACAAGAGTGCTGGGAAGAGGGAGTGGGCTGCAGTGCCCAGGCAGGGAAGTCTAGGGTCCTCAGTTTCCCTGAAAGCGGTAGCTGGATCATGGGAGCGGGCTGAAGACTATGAGTAGAtctggggaggggccggggcccTCAGCTCCCTGAAGGAGGTAGCTGAGTTGTGGAAGGGAGCTGGGGGCCATGAGGGGAGCTACTGCGCTGCCAGGTCAGCGGCAGTCCCTAGTTCATGGAGAGGTGTGTCTAGGGTAGCTGGGGAAGGGTTCTCGGGCCCCATTTCCCCGAAGAGGGCAATTAGGTTGTGAGGGGCGCCTGGAGATCGTGACGGAATGGGGTAGGGTTAAACATAGGACTCACGCGGTGTCTCGCACTCGTCCTCAACCGGCGCGCAGGGGTGCAGTCCCGGTCCGCACCGTGAGGGGGCGCTGCGCGAACGGCAGAGGCGCGCGCACGCGGCCCCGACGGTCGGTGGCTCGCAGCGCGCGCGGTACGAGAAGCGGAGCTCCCAGGCGCCTGCGCGCTGCACGTCTCGGGCCCAAGGGCCCCCGGCCGCCAGGTGACGCCGGCCAGCCACCCGCGCCAGCAGGCTCCAGGCGGGCCCTGCGGGGAGAAGGGAGATGTGCTGGGGTGCGACCCGACTCAATATCGCGATAGAGACTGACCGCGCAGGGTCGCACTCTCCCACGAGGCCAAACCTTTTTGAGTCCTGAGAATGGCAGTTACTGAGCAAGGCTGCAAACTCCCCTAATGAGCCCTGGGACCTTTGATGTCGCGATCCCTATGACCATAATGATAATAACAGTTCTCCCATAGAAGCCCCTGTATTTTGCCTCAGAATCTTTGTATATTAAGTTGTGATGAGACCTCTGTCACCCTGGGACATCTAATATTCTCCATATGGTCAAGGGGCAATGACAGGTCTTTGAAGTGAGGGCAATACACCCCCAAATTGGGCCTCAGGATCTTCCTGTATCAAAATGGTGACAGAATCCCCACTGTGGGCCTTATATAGCACCGAAGTCCCCCTAGAATTGATTAAATCACCCCCATATCCCTCCCTGAAACCTCTCCATGAAACTGCAACATCCCATAGGCTCTTTGGGACCTCTGTGCAGACACAGTGACAGAGCTTTGCATACAAGAACCAGAAAGTAATTCATATTGTACCCTGGGTTCTCAAAATCAGGTGGTGACAGAGCAGGACTATGAGATGCTACATCCTGCTCTGCTGGCATCGATTCCAAAATAGTAAATGAGCTTTCCCCTCTTTGCCTGGTATCAGGACCATGGATTCCTACATCCAATATCAGGTCATTTCTACATTGACATGCCAAGAGCCCTGGAGCTGTCAACACCCAGCACCACACTCCAAGAGCTGTGATGACATCATGGGTCCAGCAATCCTGTGAACACCGCACCCTACAGTAGACAGCCCCGTGTCACTCTCCTGGACCTCACATCAGGCCCTAACCCCTTGGAGTCCCTACATTCTACTCTGCAGTCCCAGGACTGAAGACACTCACCTCCAATCTGTTCTCCTAACTCCTCTCTCCAGGTTTCAATGATGAGAGAGAAGATGCCCTGGTtgagtggaggaggggggagaggaaAGAATGAACATAGTGATCAGGGCAGGTACTCGATGAAGGCCAGGGGTAAAGAGTGATGATCATTCCAGGGATCAGACAGGCATGGGACAATTCCCAGAGAGACTGGCTGAGGGAAGGAATGACAGTTTTGGCTtgctttattgagcacttactatgtggtAAGCACTATACTCAAGATACCTGGTTGAATCCCTCAAAAGGGATCACTGCGATGTACCATGatgatcccattttacagatgaggaaactgagactgggAAAAAGACAGTCACTTGCCCAAAAGGACAAAGGTCTAGAATTCAAAAATAGGTCTGTTTACCTCTGTGCTTTAGCGGTTGTGGGATGGGAAATAGGGTTTTGGAAGTGCAAGTCATGGACACAGGACCCAATTGGAAGGTCTGAAAAGAGGTAAGATGAGAGGATATTGGGGATCCCCAAGTCAGGGTGTGAGGGTCCTTAAGGGCAAGGAGATTTGGGGATAACTATGAGGATACCAGTGTTTAGAGATCCCCAGGGAACAGAGGTAGTGTTCTATGAATTCAGGGTTTCTAGAAGGTGGGTTTGGGGTTCTGGAAATTCCAAATGGGGTTCCAAGTGTGCAAGGCTGGGGTCAGAACATTTGAGATCCCTAGAGGGCAAGATGGAATCAGAAAAACTGGGGTCTCCAGGGGGTAGGTTTTATGGGTCTGACTGGTCTGGGAATTTGGAGTCCCCAGGGGGAGGGTTGGGGTCTTGGAAGCTGGAGGACAGATGGCAGTCGAGGTTTGGGTAAGGCCCTCAGCGCGGGAGTGCCCCAGGGCCGGGTCTCACCGGCCAGCTGTCCCGGAAGGGCACGCGCAGGAGGCCGTCGGGCAGCGGCAGGTCAGGCGCTGGCTCTCCGGGCTGCGCAGTATAGACCGGTCCGCGCGCGCTCAGCGCCGCGCCCAGGGTGCATGGAGACTCGGCGGCCTCCTCGGAGACCCCTGGCTTCAGGCAGACCCTGAAGAAGAGGCGGCAGGGGCCCCTGGCCTTGCGAGGGGACTGCGGAGCCCCCGGGCCTAGTCCCGGCCCGAAAGAGTGGATCTGCAGCTCGAAGACGCCGGCCGGCCGTGCCTGGGACCGAAAGCGGAACAGGGTGAGGGGACCGAGGGGACCCAGGTGTCCCCTTCACCccgcacccccccccaaaaacccgTGGGTCgcaccccctccctctccactcGGGCTCtgacctggggaaggaaaaagagtgCCAGGATCACCGTTGGGGACAGGAGCTGGGGCATCTGCGGGGCAAGCATGGCCTTTCGGAGGTCTTGGGAGCCGCAGCTGCTGGCTCAGAGCCTTATATCTAAGAGGACAGCTCCGCCCCTTCGGGCAGCGGCCCGGTTCCAGGAGACCCTAGGGGAGGAGGTCGCAGGGGAAGGGGAGCCTGCTGGAGCAATGGGAAATCGTGTCGTGGCCAAGGGCAATGTAGTGAGTGTATGATCTTGTCTGTGGGCCTGGGCGTGACTTTGTGTGTGACTGAGGACAGGGTGGAGTTTGCGGTTGGGGGTTAAGCTTGTATGTGAGGTTGGATAtggttttaaaattctgtgagtgtgtgtgtgtgtgtgtgtgtggtgtgagaaaGAGCTACTGGAGAGTGTACATGACTGATTTTGTGTCTAGGTGAGATTGTGTGGCACCACGTGTGCCTGAAATTGTGTATGGTTAAGCCTCTTTGTGAGGTTGTAAATAATTCTaagattctgtgtgtgtgtgtctgtgtgtaagcATGCACCTGCATGGGAGAATGGAGGGGTACATGATTTCATGGTTGTGTGACTTTTTGAGATTGTGTGGCTGTGTGGATGCTTCGCTGTGCAAGTATATGACTGTATGTGAGCTCCTGGGCCACTGTGTGTAGTCGTATGAACTTGTGACTTTGTGCTCTGTGCAGGTGCCTCTAGGTGGCTGTGTGTGTGGTAAGGTCTGTGCAAGGTTGTGACTGAGGGTATGTTTGTGAAGGAAACTGGGTGTGGGAGGTCCAAGAATGTAGCCCCATGTAGATAAGACGAAGATTCAGTGTTCTTTGTggacccgtgtgtgtgtgtgtgtgtgtgtgtgtgtgtgcgcgcgcgcacgcgcctgCTCAAGTGTGTTCCCCACCCCAAAACAAAGCCACCCTCCCAAACCCCACATCAAGGATGCACCAGACGCCAGGACGAGAAGCCCCCGCCTCAGAGGGGGCTCCCAGCTGTATGTAAATGCCGCCATCTGCCGGGCGGCTGCGCCCCTCCCCCTGTGGGCCGCAGCTGGGCTGCCCGTTTGGCCTCCGGAAGGTGTGAGCAGCAAATGGGCAGGAAATTCTGTCCTCACATATCAGGGGCCCACTCCCTCACTCCAGGatgaatgggggagggggaaccccccccaacacacaccctcCAGAAGCCCCTTAGTATTCCAGGACCACAGCAAGGAAAGCCAGTTAGGAGCAGATGTTCCAGCTCTCTGGTCACAAtcatttactctgtgccaggtgctgagcaAAGCCTTTTAGACAGAGtaaacttttttccccccagaattaaaaaaataataataatacttaaggCTAATAACTATGGAGGAAAACACAGGTTCAATTATGTaagtacttatttttcttttggaggtCATCAATAAAGCACAGCCCAGCAGAGCTAggtatacagtaagtgctcaataattttttaatgaatgaaataacTCAATCTAAACAGTTTTCTTCTCTTAATCTTGAAGACGGGAGTCAtgggagggttttgagcaggggaGGGCCGCCGTTAATTGTGCAGAACATCCCAGGTGCCTTTGCACTGGTTTCCCCTCTCCTGGATATATTCTTATTCTCTTTTCACCATTCAGATTTGACCTTCTGTAGAAGGCCTTTCCTAACACTCCCCAAGGGTGTCAGGTACCTTCTCTGAGTCCCCACTGCCCCCTGTGACTCCTCTATCCCAGCCCAGACCACCCAGGCCTATGAGGCCTTTCTAAGCACAAATCTGACCCTGCCCCTCTCGCACATAGACTCTTCCATGGCTTCCCAGTGCCTTCAGAAGGTCTCCAAGATTCTAAGGTTGACACTTAAGGCCCTCCCTCCACATCTCCCTACTCAAACAGGTTCTGTGGCCCCAAAGCATAGAGCCAGACCTCATGGACCACAGTTACCAGGAGGCAAATTAGGCCCTGTACCAGGGTAGGTGGCAGAGTGAGCCTCTCATCACAGGAGATATTCAAATGGAATTTGGACAGCCATAAGAAGCTGTGGGAGAAGACAAATTCCTGCCCTGGATAGTAACTGGGGAGGTAACAGAttccagattttaaatatttcaaaaattttgaaGATTGTAAAAATAGCCAGTCTTATTGAGGTTTGTGCCAGGCATGACAGTGTTTCATTTGAGTTCTCTCATGTCTGTATGTGAAGTGTACTTTAATGGATTTCCAAGCATCTTTGGCTATTTAGGGCTTTTCCCCACCTTATGTGCCAAACTTAGAGCCCACAGAAAGCCATGCTGAGgtaacatttgagcaaagacctaaaggagtggagggagggagccatatggatcctgggggtgggggggaattcCTGGCAGAGGggatagcaagtgcaaaggccctgaggtgaccATGCCTGGCACACCCAGATATTCCCATAGCTTGCCTCATTTCATTCTGGTCTCTGCTCAAATACACCCTCCCAAGAGGCCTTCTCGGACTGTTTCATTCAATCTAAAACAGTACCCCAGGACCCCAAATCATTCCATCTCCTCACCATactttacacatttattttacccCAAGAAATAGGatcattttctgtctcctccatgaGAACATCAGCCCCACAAAGGCAGAGCTTTTTACTGAATTTTCTGACTGAGGCACCCTCATGCCTAAAATGAGGCCTGGCAGTCAGTGCTTAGGAAATGTGTTGAGTAGGCAAATGAATGAGATTACTATTATTAATCTCCTATGAGTGAGCAAACTGACATGCTTGAGACGTCACAGGGCAATCTGAGAATTCAGCCTCTGCTGGGATATGCCTTAACgcttgcccagccctgcccactggATGATGCCCTGATGCAGCCCTAGCACCCAGCATTTGATACTAATATCCTAGGCCATGTTGCCTAAGCAGAGTGTCTCAGAGGCCACCTGTGCACATCAaactctctcttcccctcttgcCCTCCAGCTTTGAGCAGCCATGACCTGACAGCACCATCCCTGAACCAGCATCAAGGTtggggagaggcctgggggaACTCACTGGGCACTGAAGCATGTGCCAGCCAGAGTGCTAGCCTTAACCCCCAGGGTCCAGGGAAAATGGACAAACGTACGTCCTCCTTCCATGCTCCATGTGTGGACAGTCCTCAAACTAGGGAGTCCAGAGAATATGGGGATACTCTCTCTTGGATTAGAGATGGTATACTTCTGTACcaaattttaattcttctttgtAGACATCTGTGAGCCTTTAAAAATATCTAGTTTAGAGGTTCAATCTGGCCcagtttcaaatacattttaattattttattataacaaaTACCAGGGAAAGGTCGTTTAAAACATATACCTGGTACTAGCACTAAACGCTGGCTGGAGCAGGAGAGGCTGGGACAGTGGGAGGAGATGCAGCCCAAATGGTACAGGGTATTTCAGTCTGTGAAGAAACAGTATGGCCTGGTAACCAGCCCCACTGAATATACAAACAGCCTGAATCTGAATTGTTCCATTTACTTGTCACAACCACACTCCTAAGACAGAAATGCCCACTTtagagatgatgaaactgaggcagaaaggtGCCTTGCCCAAGATTCACAGCACTACCACGTGAGTGCCTACACAGGATGCCTCACTCAGCCCTCAAGCCTAGCCTacgaggtaggtactattattttatagatgtggaaactgaggcactgaagGCTGAAGGAACTTGCCTACTTGCTTTTGATCACACAGGCCAGGAAGTGGTAGCGCTTGGATCTGAACTTCAATAGTCTGAACTCACACTCTTAATACCCAACTGTTGCTGTCCAATGCAAGAGCCAAGAGTCACATGCAGTTATTTAGATATTTgttaaagataaaacaaaattaaaaagtccaTCCCTCAGTTACCCTcaccacatttcaagtactccaTGGCCCCAGGTGGCCACTGGCTGCTGTATTAGCCCAGATATAGAACATGGAGTAAACATCGTGGAAAGCTCCACTGCAGAGCGCTGCTAC
This Camelus bactrianus isolate YW-2024 breed Bactrian camel chromosome 9, ASM4877302v1, whole genome shotgun sequence DNA region includes the following protein-coding sequences:
- the DLL3 gene encoding delta-like protein 3 yields the protein MLAPQMPQLLSPTVILALFFLPQARPAGVFELQIHSFGPGLGPGAPQSPRKARGPCRLFFRVCLKPGVSEEAAESPCTLGAALSARGPVYTAQPGEPAPDLPLPDGLLRVPFRDSWPGIFSLIIETWREELGEQIGGPAWSLLARVAGRRHLAAGGPWARDVQRAGAWELRFSYRARCEPPTVGAACARLCRSRSAPSRCGPGLHPCAPVEDECETPPACRAGCSPDHGFCEQPDECQCLEGWTGPLCTIPVSTTSCLSPRGPSSATDGCLVPGPGPCDGNPCANGGSCSETLGSFECTCPRGFYGLRCEVSGVTCADGPCFNGGLCVGGADPDSAYICHCPPGFQGSNCEKRVDRCSLQPCRNGGICLDLGHALRCRCRAGFAGPRCEHDLDDCAGRACANGGTCLEGGGARRCSCALGFGGRDCRERADPCAARPCAHGGRCYAHFSGLVCACAPGYMGTRCEFQVHPDDADGGAGALPAAPSGPRRGDSQLFFLPPALGLLVAAGLAGAALLLVHVRRRGPGRDTGSRLLAGTPEPSVQLLPDALNNMRTPEGSGDGPSPSSDWTRPEDGDSRSIYVVSAPSIYAREA